A genome region from Rhodopseudomonas boonkerdii includes the following:
- a CDS encoding adenine phosphoribosyltransferase — protein MTPELAHDLKASVRTIRDYPKPGILFRDITTLLGDARSFRRAVDELVHPWAGSKIDKVAGMEARGFIIGGAVAHQVSAGFVPIRKKGKLPHTTVRIAYSLEYGIDEMEVHADAIKPGERVILVDDLIATGGTAEGAVRLMRQIGADVVAACFIIDLPDLGGAAKLRAMDVPVRTLMTFEGH, from the coding sequence ATGACCCCTGAACTCGCTCACGACCTCAAGGCTTCCGTCCGCACGATTCGGGATTATCCGAAGCCGGGCATCCTGTTTCGTGACATCACCACACTGCTCGGCGATGCCCGCTCCTTCCGCCGCGCGGTGGATGAGCTGGTACATCCCTGGGCCGGTTCGAAGATCGACAAGGTCGCCGGCATGGAGGCCCGTGGCTTCATTATCGGCGGCGCCGTGGCGCATCAGGTATCGGCCGGCTTTGTGCCGATCCGCAAGAAGGGCAAGCTGCCGCACACCACCGTGCGCATCGCTTACTCCCTCGAATATGGCATCGACGAGATGGAAGTGCATGCGGATGCCATCAAGCCCGGCGAACGCGTGATCCTGGTTGACGACCTCATCGCCACCGGCGGCACGGCCGAAGGCGCGGTGAGGCTGATGCGCCAGATCGGCGCCGATGTGGTGGCGGCCTGCTTCATCATCGATCTGCCGGACCTCGGCGGCGCCGCGAAGCTCCGCGCCATGGATGTGCCGGTGCGGACTCTGATGACGTTCGAGGGGCACTAG